The nucleotide window TTTTCAGTTCTACTTCAAGGGATGCCTTAGCTGTCAACATGTGGATTTTCCTTGTTTTACCCAACAATAGATTGGGTGTGGAGGGAAGAAGGTATGTTTGACTTCTGTTCCTTTGTTATTTTCAGGTCTTGCTTTTGGGTAGTATAGTTTGGGATAATGTAAAGGAGGAACAACAGAGTGAAGAATCATCAAGAACTGTTTATGTAAACTTTTGACAGCAAATTCTCTCTTAATAAGTCttgtttaaattaatattgttgtAATTTAATTGTGCTTTCTAggtttttatacttttatttgtattgttttaaaccaatttggtttgtttgtttACTTGGTTTTGGCAGGTGGTATCATGCCTACTTATTTTCCCTTTGACTATAGCACTTTGTGTTCTCCTTGGTTGGCATATCTATCTCACTCTACGAAATAAGACTACCATTGAGGTTTGTATCTATCAATAGATGGAATATCTCGTCTATATCATGTTGCTGAAAGATCTTACATCTTTTCTGGACATACACTGCAGTATTATGAAGGAGTGAGGGCAATGTGGCTTGCAGAGAAGGGAGGGGAGATTTATAAACATCCTTATGATCTAGGCGCTTTTGACAACCTAACTTCAGTAAGGCTCTTATCATGAGTTTTTTTTGCTAATAAAAGCTGCTATTATTGAGCACAGCACAACCCTCATATATGTGACATTGGCTGAATAGTTGCTGCTATACATATGATATGGGCTGAGGGCTCTGGTTTCTTGATTTCTTATCTCTTCAAACTATTTGTACTTTTTGTGAACTTGATAGAGTATATTCATTGATGtgaatttaattttagttgaaCATGGTATCACATGATGTAGAAATAACCTGGGTATCAGAAATACGTAATTTTAGATATATTCTAGATCTTTCCATAATCTAGAAATACCTTGGTTATTAGAAGTGAAAAATTCTATTCTAATACAATTTCTTATTATCTGGAAGATGGAGGGTTACTAAATGCTTGTTTgctatgattttttttgttttctaaaaaacaaaaaactgatttttggaatcaaatatatatgaaaaaatatctTGGAAAGCATGATTTTGTCCTATAATATGAACTCGGTCATGTCTTACAGATTACAATCAAGAAATCACATATTCTATAATCCTACACATGATTTCTTAGCTCTTTGTGGCTTTGCCAAATCCGACTAATTTTGTGCTCCCAAAATCCGCCTTCCTATTGGTTTTGAACTTGACATTGGACTTCTATTTGATTTTCCGTGTGGCTTTAGAAGTTGAGTACCTTATGTATGATGCCTTTTATCAGTTCTTCATTGAAAAGAGTTTATAATGTCATGCTTTATATGCTTTTTGTAGCTTCATAACTCAAGTATCTTTAAAATCTCCTTTTGACACCAATTTGAGGCGTTGAGGAACCAAAATCGAGAATGTTTTTGTATTTGCTCGACATTTGACTCTATCAGTTAGAACACTTTTAAAGTAAAAGTCGGGTTTGGCTACAAAGTATTTGTAAGATCTAAATTAGTTAGCTACTCTAATACAAATCTATACTTGAGAATTTTTAAATTGGAAAAATAATAGTACTAAATAAATAGAGATAAAGAAACAAAACTCACAATTTTATTCTATGAAACCTTGATCTTCTTAACTAAAGAAAGGAAAACTTTAAACATATTGTAGAGAGAgaaaacttttaaaactatTATTCTGTAATCAAGGATATGTACAATGGATTGTCATTGgccttattaattttaaaaatagtccAAAACTAGTTAGGATTTAGGAAACCTAACCCTATGAGTGTTAGGGGATCCGTACAACTAGTGCACGAATTGTTGATGTGGCAAGCATCTGTAAACTCGATTTGAGAGGATATAATTGATTTGGTCTGGAAAGCGACCTTTCGATTATAGCGGCGTGAGCGCGCCTTCTACTTAGGAAACTAAGTTGCGCTTACAGTATCAAATGTTGAGAAAAAGTTGGGCCTTGAAATTGCGCGCCCTCGTAGTGTGGAGTACGTGCCCGCACCAGAGGTGAACTGCTGTGTGAGGAATATAGGAACTAGCTTGGTGCGCGACTTCTTAATGAAAACGCACGCTCATGCCTTTTTCTTGCTTTGCGCACTGAATTTTAAACTGCCATATATCTTTGTTATGTTATCATTTTTGGTGTGTAACATACCATTTCGACCATAAGGTCATGAATTTTAATCTCTAATTGAAATCTCGGAAAGAGCTCTTACGGTCTGAGATATGCCTGTTTCGTGAAACCCTTTGTTTTCTCTTCTTGATTTTATGTTTTCTTCGTTGTTGATCATCTTATTTTGCTTCAACTGAAACGTCCTCGTGATTTTAAACCCAATCTATAATCAAATCCATAATAATGTAGTTAGAGATCTCAAACCAACTAAATAATACTTTTCACTCGAAGAAATCCCTAGTACAAAATATGTAACAAAAGGgctaaaaatcatattaaatacaTTGGAGTAATAAAGCAAATACCTACTCTtatttatcataaaataatGCTTATCAGTGCCCATAAGGAATGTCcctaaataattaatttggaGCTTACTATCATGTTTGAATTGAAGATCGGACCCTTTGATTAGGTTCACATTAAAAAGTGATGATTCTGGATCAGGATATATAAATATTGTGCCTGAATTGATGGTTGATCCTTTCaacaaaatttttatattatcatatactTTTTTTTGATCGGGTTCAAAAAGATAAATGACTTTTCATCATTACACGTGTTCTCTCATCCACTCTCCTCTTTACCCCTTATCCTCTCCATTTTCTCACTCCCTCAAACATCAGATCATAAAATAAGCCTATTCACAGTAACTTGAACTCTCTCCCAGAATAGACACTTGTTCTTTTGGAATTTTCTTATGTTTTTTCTTTGGTGGAAGCGTTGTAACTAATCGTTGACTTTGTTGTTTTTCTTTCTCATTTAGGTTCTTGGTCCAAATGTCTTTAGCTGGATATGCCCTAATACAGGCCACATTGGTTCAGGCTTACGCTTCCCTACAACATATGATAAGCTTACTGAACCATCATCAGAATGAAAGAATGTTGCTCTAATTTTGCTAGGAGGCAAAGGCATTCATTCAGTTGATTCAGGGTGCCCCTACGGTTCCTTGGTGCAGATGAGTACTTCGTCAGCTTTGTCAGATGCAATGTTAATGGATTTGAATGGTTGTCTTGTCTGCAAATTTTTACGCCCAGTACAGATTAGTTAAAATTCTTTCAAAGGTGAATGATTCTTCTTGTTGATAGGCATTGTTAAAAGCTTCAGATATCAAGTAATTGGAAACTGGTTTTGGCTCATACTATACGACACAACCGGAGGAGTGCTAACTTAGCTCAAGACTTGTTTCCAGCATTAAGATGATAGGATTCATTAACTTATTTCTGTGTCCTGATTGCAACTCTCAAGAAATGTAATATATCTAACATCTTTGTAATCTGAAATAGCATGATCATCTTTATTATGTTTGTGTTGCATGTTCATGGAAAGAAAATATCAAAGAATCTGAAATGTAATTCATTTAAACCTTGATGTAATGAAAAGTTGGCATTTGAAAGAGATTGTCCGAAGTTCGTGTCACGTATATTGGGCATACTCCTTGTGATCAAAATTAGGATGCTTGGAACATTTTTGTAGAGTTCATTAAAAACAGCTATAAGGTTCGCAATCTGAGTTTTTCCCAACTTCTTGTTAGTTAAAGTTTCTAAATAAACTTCGGTAACTATTTCTGTatttttaaagtcaaaattgatatTTTCTCATTATAAAGGtgcaaaaaaacattttttgaGAGATATCTCATGCTTTTAGCTGGTATTTGACGTTATGATAACATCACTCTCGTTACTATATCACCGGTTCGTTACCACAATCCCGACTTGTTACCACATATTTGCACTATACTCTATTAGTAGTTAAACTTGATTAGTGAATCATATAATGCTAAAACAGTACTAAGTTATGATCCTTTGAATGCCCAAATAGACGATAAACTGAGATGGTCACTGTCAGGTTGTGAGCCATACAACCATACTATCCACTGAAGTTCATTTTGTGGTGATTTGTGAATGTGGGACAGAAAATCTTATCCAAGCAACCTGGGCATAATGAAATTCCTCTGATGTGGCACCTTATCCATAAATCcttttctatttgttttctatttgtattacaaatagtttaaataaataaaaaaaacagcaTCAAAAAGTAGCACCTGAAAATTCAAAACCTCATCAATAATGGCATCAGTAACTCCATTCAAGTCCCAATTTGCGACAAATCCATTGCAACAAACACAAACAACACCCAGAAAGTTGTGTATTTTACCCATTAAGCAGAAGAAGAGGTTTTCGGTGAAGGCTGCAGTCGGAGATCTCTCGTCTGATAGTACTACTTATTTGATTGCTGGTGCAGCTGTTGTTGCACTCGTTGGTACTGCGTTTCCCATCATCTTTTCTCGCAAGGATACGTATGTTTTCTCTATTCTCTTTTTCTCGTCATCTGCCTTTCtcagttttaatttttacttgttAGTTGATTCGTTTACTGATTGAAACAGCTGCCCGGAGTGTGATGGTGCTGGTTTCGTAAGGAAATCAGGAAGCACGCTCAGGGCTAATGCAGCTCGTAAGGATCAAGCTCAGATTGTTTGTGCTACTTGCAATGGCCTCGGCAAGCTTAATCAGATCGATAAATGATCACTCTAAGATTGTCTTATGTTTTTGGCCTTCATCTTCATGACTTCTTTGGAATAGCCTACTTTGGGAAgtcatatttacaaatttttagaTTCTAATGTCTTCTTACAGCCCGTTTGATAAGTGGTATTAAACGttagtaatgggaatgaaaaccagtgtaattttggttgaaaaatctcttggctaccttaatAGCCAtgtttgtccaacttcaatcatctcattttcttgataaaattcattccaatacaaAACTAATAGGAGAggtgatattaggtggtaatggaaatttataaacaaaaaatttttttttaatcaaagtttcatcactaTGGGAATaacatggaacttttgatgaaattacaCAATAAATCATTACCATTACCattatttagtaccactaaccaaacgggccgtgtATTGATAGTATCAAAGTAAGACAATAAACTTGTTATAATTCTTATAAGTGCAAATACTTCAAATAGTTTGGTCGTTGTATTACTTttccaacaaaaataaaacatatgatATGTTGTTTCTGTGAATTTTAATTGATGTTTGCGGTAATAATAGGATGTCACAATAGTTTTCCATAATCAATTTACAGATTATAGCCGCAAAGTTGAAGTCATTTATTAGTT belongs to Amaranthus tricolor cultivar Red isolate AtriRed21 chromosome 17, ASM2621246v1, whole genome shotgun sequence and includes:
- the LOC130804515 gene encoding uncharacterized protein LOC130804515 → MASVTPFKSQFATNPLQQTQTTPRKLCILPIKQKKRFSVKAAVGDLSSDSTTYLIAGAAVVALVGTAFPIIFSRKDTCPECDGAGFVRKSGSTLRANAARKDQAQIVCATCNGLGKLNQIDK